From the Manihot esculenta cultivar AM560-2 chromosome 3, M.esculenta_v8, whole genome shotgun sequence genome, one window contains:
- the LOC110610788 gene encoding proteasome subunit alpha type-6, with protein MSRGSGGGYDRHITIFSPEGRLFQVEYAFKAVKAAAITSIGVRGKDSVCVVTQKKVPDKLLDQTSVSHLFPITKYLGLLATGMTADARTLVQQARNEAAEFRFRYGYEMPVDVLAKWIADKSQVYTQHAYMRPLGVVAMVLGIDDESGPQLYKCDPAGHFYGHKATSAGLKEQEAINFLEKKMKNDPAFSYEETVQTAISALQSVLQEDFKATEIEVGVVRADSRVFRVLSTEEIDEHLTAISERD; from the exons aTGAGTAGAGGAAGTGGAGGTGGATACGATCGCCACATCACCATCTTCTCCCCTGAAGGTCGACTCTTTCAAGTCG AATATGCGTTTAAGGCAGTGAAGGCGGCAGCCATCACTTCAATCGGAGTTCGAGGGAAGGATTCTGTCTGTGTTGTCACGCAGAAGAAGGTTCCG GACAAGCTTTTGGATCAGACTAGTGTCTCCCACCTTTTTCCTATTACTAAGTACCTTGGATTGCTGGCCACAGGCATGACAG CTGATGCAAGGACTTTAGTTCAACAAGCACGGAATGAGGCAGCTGAGTTTCGTTTCAGATATGGATATGAAATGCCTGTGGATGTATTGGCCAAATG GATTGCTGACAAATCACAGGTTTACACACAGCATGCTTACATGAGACCCCTTGGAGTAG TTGCCATGGTTTTGGGTATTGACGATGAGAGTGGACCTCAACTCTACAAGTGTGATCCAGCTGGTCACTTTTATGGGCACAAG GCTACCAGTGCTGGATTGAAAGAACAAGAGGCTATCAATTTCttggaaaagaaaatgaaaaatgacCCAGCTTTCTCTTATGAGGAAACTGTGCAG ACTGCTATTTCTGCACTGCAATCTGTTCTTCAAGAGGACTTCAAGGCTACTGAGATTGAG GTTGGAGTTGTGAGAGCAGATAGTCGAGTTTTTAGAGTGTTGTCAACTGAGGAGATCGATGAACATTTGACTGCTATTAGTGAACGTGACTGA
- the LOC110611060 gene encoding beta-galactosidase 15 isoform X2 has protein sequence MTQLSLIRKLCRAITIDGKRRVLLSGSIHYPRSTAEMWPDLIRKSKEGGLDAIETYVFWNAHEPTRRQYDFSGNLDLVRFIKTIQAEGLYAVLRIGPYVCAEWNYGGFPVWLHNLPDVELRTANKVFMNEMQNFTTLIVDMMKQEKLFASQGGGPIIIAQIENEYGNVMGPYGAAGKAYLDWCANMADSLHIGVPWIMCQQSDAPQPMIDTCNGWYCDSFTPNNPNSPKMWTENWTGWFKSWGDKDPLRTAEDLAFSVARFFQTGGTFQNYYMYHGGTNFGRTAGGPYITTTYDYNAPIDEYGNLNQPKWGHLKQLHDVLHSIEETLTHGNISTIDYNNSVTATIYATEKGSSCFLGNANATSDATVDLHGTKYTVPAWSVSILPDCKSVAYNTAKVKTQTTVMIKKKNQAEDEPSSLKWSWRPENIHNTVRLGKGHFQTHQLLDQKDAANDASDYLWYMTSVHLKKNDPIWSDNMTLRVNGSGYILHAYINGEYLGSEWAKYGIFNYVFEKSVKLKPGRNLISLLSVTVGLPNYGAMYDLIEAGVVGPVELVGYKGDERIAKSLSANKWSYKIDLNGLDNQLYSLDSSHASKWQEGDLPTNRMMTWYKATFKAPLGKDPVVLDLDGMGKGFAWVNGHNIGRYWPSYLAEEDGCSTEACDYRGPYDNNKCVFNCGKPTQRWYHVPRSFIENDVNTLILFEEFGGNPARVNFQTVSVGSVSGSVIEGDTIELSCHGQPISAIEFASFGDPQGTPGSFSKGSCEASKNAVSIIEKACVGKENCKIEVSKNVFGSTNCESSHVNTLIVEALC, from the exons atgacCCAGCTTTCCCTTATTAGGAAACTGTGCAG AGCAATAACCATTGATGGAAAACGCAGAGTTTTGCTCTCTGGCTCTATTCATTATCCAAGAAGCACAGCTGAG ATGTGGCCTGATCTCATAAGGAAATCAAAAGAAGGAGGACTAGATGCCATTGAAACATATGTTTTCTGGAATGCTCATGAGCCAACTCGTCGCCAATATGATTTCAGTGGTAATCTTGATCTCGTAAGATTCATCAAGACTATTCAAGCTGAAGGATTATATGCTGTTCTTCGTATTGGACCTTATGTTTGTGCTGAATGGAATTATGG aggGTTTCCTGTATGGCTTCACAACTTACCTGATGTTGAGCTGAGAACTGCAAACAAAGTGTTCATGAATGAGATGCAAAACTTCACAACGTTGATTGTAGATATGATGAAACAAGAAAAGCTTTTTGCATCTCAGGGTGGTGGTCCAATTATTATTGCTCAG ATCGAGAATGAATATGGGAATGTCATGGGTCCATATGGAGCAGCAGGAAAGGCATATCTTGATTGGTGTGCTAATATGGCGGATTCTCTTCACATTGGAGTCCCATGGATTATGTGCCAACAAAGTGATGCTCCACAGCCAATG atCGACACCTGTAATGGCTGGTATTGCGATTCATTCACACCCAATAATCCCAATAGCCCAAAAATGTGGACAGAGAATTGGACAGGGTGGTTTAAGAGTTGGGGTGACAAAGATCCACTTAGAACTGCTGAAGATCTTGCCTTTTCTGTTGCTAGATTCTTCCAAACTGGAGGCACTTTCCAAAATTACTACATG TACCATGGTGGGACTAATTTTGGGAGAACAGCTGGTGGTCCATATATCACCACCACTTATGATTACAATGCACCTATTGATGAATATg GAAATTTGAATCAACCAAAATGGGGACATTTGAAGCAGCTTCATGACGTCTTGCATTCCATAGAAGAAACTCTCACTCATGGCAACATTTCCACAATAGACTATAACAACTCTGTCACT GCAACTATTTATGCAACTGAGAAAGGGTCCAGCTGCTTTTTGGGAAATGCAAATGCCACTTCAGATGCCACAGTTGACCTCCATGGAACTAAATACACAGTTCCTGCATGGTCTGTTAGTATCCTTCCTGATTGCAAAAGTGTTGCTTACAATACTGCGAAG gTGAAAACACAAACTACAGTaatgataaagaaaaagaaccaAGCTGAGGATGAACCATCATCTCTTAAATGGTCATGGAGGCCAGAGAACATTCATAACACTGTACGCCTGGGGAAGGGGCATTTTCAAACTCACCAACTTCTTGATCAGAAAGATGCAGCTAATGACGCTAGCGATTATCTGTGGTACATGACAAG TGTGCACCTTAAGAAAAATGATCCAATTTGGAGTGATAATATGACTCTTCGAGTTAATGGCAGTGGTTACATTCTTCATGCGTATATTAATGGAGAATATCTTG GTTCTGAATGGGCTAAATATGGAATTTTCAATTATGTCTTTGAAAAGAGTGTAAAGCTGAAACCAGGGAGAAACTTGATCAGTTTACTCAGTGTAACAGTTGGATTACCG AATTATGGTGCCATGTACGATTTGATAGAAGCTGGTGTTGTGGGTCCAGTTGAATTGGTTGGATATAAGGGTGATGAGAGAATAGCTAAAAGTTTATCTGCAAATAAATGGTCATACAAGATTGATTTGAATGGGTTGGACAATCAACTTTACAGTTTGGATTCATCTCATGCTTCTAAATGGCAAGAAGGTGATCTTCCCACAAACAGGATGATGACTTGGTACAAGGCTACCTTCAAAGCTCCACTAGGGAAAGATCCTGTTGTACTAGATTTGGATGGTATGGGGAAGGGTTTTGCTTGGGTAAATGGTCATAACATTGGTAGATATTGGCCAAGTTATCTTGCTGAGGAGGATGGTTGTAGCACTGAGGCATGTGATTACAGAGGTCCTTATGATAACAACAAATGTGTCTTTAATTGCGGGAAGCCAACCCAAAGATG GTATCATGTTCCTCGTTCGTTTATTGAAAACGATGTAAACACCTTAATTCTATTTGAAGAATTTGGTGGCAACCCAGCAAGAGTAAATTTCCAAACTGTTTCAGTAGGTTCAGTAAGTGGAAGTGTCATTGAAGGAGATACAATTGAATTATCATGCCATGGCCAACCAATTTCAGCAATTGAATTTGCCAGTTTTGGTGATCCTCAAGGCACACCTGGGTCCTTTTCCAAAGGAAGTTGTGAAGCATCAAAAAATGCAGTGTCAATCATTGAAAAG GCATGTGTTGGCAAGGAGAACTGCAAAATTGAAGTTTCTAAAAATGTGTTTGGATCCACTAATTGTGAGAGTAGTCATGTCAATACTCTAATTGTGGAAGCTCTATGTTAA
- the LOC110611060 gene encoding beta-galactosidase 7 isoform X3 gives MNEMQNFTTLIVDMMKQEMLFASQGGPIIIAQIENEYGNVMGPYGAAGKAYLDWCANMADSLHIGVPWIMCQQSDAPQPMIDTCNGWYCDSFTPNNPNSPKMWTENWTGWFKSWGDKDPLRTAEDLAFSVARFFQTGGTFQNYYMYHGGTNFGRTAGGPYITTTYDYNAPIDEYGNLNQPKWGHLKQLHDVLHSIEETLTHGNISTIDYNNSVTATIYATEKGSSCFLGNANATSDATVDLHGTKYTVPAWSVSILPDCKSVAYNTAKVKTQTTVMIKKKNQAEDEPSSLKWSWRPENIHNTVRLGKGHFQTHQLLDQKDAANDASDYLWYMTSVHLKKNDPIWSDNMTLRVNGSGYILHAYINGEYLGSEWAKYGIFNYVFEKSVKLKPGRNLISLLSVTVGLPNYGAMYDLIEAGVVGPVELVGYKGDERIAKSLSANKWSYKIDLNGLDNQLYSLDSSHASKWQEGDLPTNRMMTWYKATFKAPLGKDPVVLDLDGMGKGFAWVNGHNIGRYWPSYLAEEDGCSTEACDYRGPYDNNKCVFNCGKPTQRWYHVPRSFIENDVNTLILFEEFGGNPARVNFQTVSVGSVSGSVIEGDTIELSCHGQPISAIEFASFGDPQGTPGSFSKGSCEASKNAVSIIEKACVGKENCKIEVSKNVFGSTNCESSHVNTLIVEALC, from the exons ATGAATGAGATGCAAAACTTCACAACGTTGATCGTAGATATGATGAAACAAGAAATGCTTTTTGCATCTCAGGGTGGTCCAATTATTATTGCTCAg ATCGAGAATGAATATGGGAATGTCATGGGTCCATATGGAGCAGCAGGAAAGGCATATCTTGATTGGTGTGCTAATATGGCGGATTCTCTTCACATTGGAGTCCCATGGATTATGTGCCAACAAAGTGATGCTCCACAGCCAATG atCGACACCTGTAATGGCTGGTATTGCGATTCATTCACACCCAATAATCCCAATAGCCCAAAAATGTGGACAGAGAATTGGACAGGGTGGTTTAAGAGTTGGGGTGACAAAGATCCACTTAGAACTGCTGAAGATCTTGCCTTTTCTGTTGCTAGATTCTTCCAAACTGGAGGCACTTTCCAAAATTACTACATG TACCATGGTGGGACTAATTTTGGGAGAACAGCTGGTGGTCCATATATCACCACCACTTATGATTACAATGCACCTATTGATGAATATg GAAATTTGAATCAACCAAAATGGGGACATTTGAAGCAGCTTCATGACGTCTTGCATTCCATAGAAGAAACTCTCACTCATGGCAACATTTCCACAATAGACTATAACAACTCTGTCACT GCAACTATTTATGCAACTGAGAAAGGGTCCAGCTGCTTTTTGGGAAATGCAAATGCCACTTCAGATGCCACAGTTGACCTCCATGGAACTAAATACACAGTTCCTGCATGGTCTGTTAGTATCCTTCCTGATTGCAAAAGTGTTGCTTACAATACTGCGAAG gTGAAAACACAAACTACAGTaatgataaagaaaaagaaccaAGCTGAGGATGAACCATCATCTCTTAAATGGTCATGGAGGCCAGAGAACATTCATAACACTGTACGCCTGGGGAAGGGGCATTTTCAAACTCACCAACTTCTTGATCAGAAAGATGCAGCTAATGACGCTAGCGATTATCTGTGGTACATGACAAG TGTGCACCTTAAGAAAAATGATCCAATTTGGAGTGATAATATGACTCTTCGAGTTAATGGCAGTGGTTACATTCTTCATGCGTATATTAATGGAGAATATCTTG GTTCTGAATGGGCTAAATATGGAATTTTCAATTATGTCTTTGAAAAGAGTGTAAAGCTGAAACCAGGGAGAAACTTGATCAGTTTACTCAGTGTAACAGTTGGATTACCG AATTATGGTGCCATGTACGATTTGATAGAAGCTGGTGTTGTGGGTCCAGTTGAATTGGTTGGATATAAGGGTGATGAGAGAATAGCTAAAAGTTTATCTGCAAATAAATGGTCATACAAGATTGATTTGAATGGGTTGGACAATCAACTTTACAGTTTGGATTCATCTCATGCTTCTAAATGGCAAGAAGGTGATCTTCCCACAAACAGGATGATGACTTGGTACAAGGCTACCTTCAAAGCTCCACTAGGGAAAGATCCTGTTGTACTAGATTTGGATGGTATGGGGAAGGGTTTTGCTTGGGTAAATGGTCATAACATTGGTAGATATTGGCCAAGTTATCTTGCTGAGGAGGATGGTTGTAGCACTGAGGCATGTGATTACAGAGGTCCTTATGATAACAACAAATGTGTCTTTAATTGCGGGAAGCCAACCCAAAGATG GTATCATGTTCCTCGTTCGTTTATTGAAAACGATGTAAACACCTTAATTCTATTTGAAGAATTTGGTGGCAACCCAGCAAGAGTAAATTTCCAAACTGTTTCAGTAGGTTCAGTAAGTGGAAGTGTCATTGAAGGAGATACAATTGAATTATCATGCCATGGCCAACCAATTTCAGCAATTGAATTTGCCAGTTTTGGTGATCCTCAAGGCACACCTGGGTCCTTTTCCAAAGGAAGTTGTGAAGCATCAAAAAATGCAGTGTCAATCATTGAAAAG GCATGTGTTGGCAAGGAGAACTGCAAAATTGAAGTTTCTAAAAATGTGTTTGGATCCACTAATTGTGAGAGTAGTCATGTCAATACTCTAATTGTGGAAGCTCTATGTTAA
- the LOC110611060 gene encoding beta-galactosidase 15 isoform X1: MASSIFCSPASAVLFCLAFLALNLFSSATIVSHDGRAITIDGKRRVLLSGSIHYPRSTAEMWPDLIRKSKEGGLDAIETYVFWNAHEPTRRQYDFSGNLDLVRFIKTIQAEGLYAVLRIGPYVCAEWNYGGFPVWLHNLPDVELRTANKVFMNEMQNFTTLIVDMMKQEKLFASQGGGPIIIAQIENEYGNVMGPYGAAGKAYLDWCANMADSLHIGVPWIMCQQSDAPQPMIDTCNGWYCDSFTPNNPNSPKMWTENWTGWFKSWGDKDPLRTAEDLAFSVARFFQTGGTFQNYYMYHGGTNFGRTAGGPYITTTYDYNAPIDEYGNLNQPKWGHLKQLHDVLHSIEETLTHGNISTIDYNNSVTATIYATEKGSSCFLGNANATSDATVDLHGTKYTVPAWSVSILPDCKSVAYNTAKVKTQTTVMIKKKNQAEDEPSSLKWSWRPENIHNTVRLGKGHFQTHQLLDQKDAANDASDYLWYMTSVHLKKNDPIWSDNMTLRVNGSGYILHAYINGEYLGSEWAKYGIFNYVFEKSVKLKPGRNLISLLSVTVGLPNYGAMYDLIEAGVVGPVELVGYKGDERIAKSLSANKWSYKIDLNGLDNQLYSLDSSHASKWQEGDLPTNRMMTWYKATFKAPLGKDPVVLDLDGMGKGFAWVNGHNIGRYWPSYLAEEDGCSTEACDYRGPYDNNKCVFNCGKPTQRWYHVPRSFIENDVNTLILFEEFGGNPARVNFQTVSVGSVSGSVIEGDTIELSCHGQPISAIEFASFGDPQGTPGSFSKGSCEASKNAVSIIEKACVGKENCKIEVSKNVFGSTNCESSHVNTLIVEALC; this comes from the exons ATGGCTTCTTCAATATTTTGTAGTCCTGCTTCTGCTGTTTTGTTTTGCTTAGCTTTTCTCGCTCTTAATCTTTTCTCTTCTGCAACAATTGTTTCTCACGATGGCAGAGCAATAACCATTGATGGAAAACGCAGAGTTTTGCTCTCTGGCTCTATTCATTATCCAAGAAGCACAGCTGAG ATGTGGCCTGATCTCATAAGGAAATCAAAAGAAGGAGGACTAGATGCCATTGAAACATATGTTTTCTGGAATGCTCATGAGCCAACTCGTCGCCAATATGATTTCAGTGGTAATCTTGATCTCGTAAGATTCATCAAGACTATTCAAGCTGAAGGATTATATGCTGTTCTTCGTATTGGACCTTATGTTTGTGCTGAATGGAATTATGG aggGTTTCCTGTATGGCTTCACAACTTACCTGATGTTGAGCTGAGAACTGCAAACAAAGTGTTCATGAATGAGATGCAAAACTTCACAACGTTGATTGTAGATATGATGAAACAAGAAAAGCTTTTTGCATCTCAGGGTGGTGGTCCAATTATTATTGCTCAG ATCGAGAATGAATATGGGAATGTCATGGGTCCATATGGAGCAGCAGGAAAGGCATATCTTGATTGGTGTGCTAATATGGCGGATTCTCTTCACATTGGAGTCCCATGGATTATGTGCCAACAAAGTGATGCTCCACAGCCAATG atCGACACCTGTAATGGCTGGTATTGCGATTCATTCACACCCAATAATCCCAATAGCCCAAAAATGTGGACAGAGAATTGGACAGGGTGGTTTAAGAGTTGGGGTGACAAAGATCCACTTAGAACTGCTGAAGATCTTGCCTTTTCTGTTGCTAGATTCTTCCAAACTGGAGGCACTTTCCAAAATTACTACATG TACCATGGTGGGACTAATTTTGGGAGAACAGCTGGTGGTCCATATATCACCACCACTTATGATTACAATGCACCTATTGATGAATATg GAAATTTGAATCAACCAAAATGGGGACATTTGAAGCAGCTTCATGACGTCTTGCATTCCATAGAAGAAACTCTCACTCATGGCAACATTTCCACAATAGACTATAACAACTCTGTCACT GCAACTATTTATGCAACTGAGAAAGGGTCCAGCTGCTTTTTGGGAAATGCAAATGCCACTTCAGATGCCACAGTTGACCTCCATGGAACTAAATACACAGTTCCTGCATGGTCTGTTAGTATCCTTCCTGATTGCAAAAGTGTTGCTTACAATACTGCGAAG gTGAAAACACAAACTACAGTaatgataaagaaaaagaaccaAGCTGAGGATGAACCATCATCTCTTAAATGGTCATGGAGGCCAGAGAACATTCATAACACTGTACGCCTGGGGAAGGGGCATTTTCAAACTCACCAACTTCTTGATCAGAAAGATGCAGCTAATGACGCTAGCGATTATCTGTGGTACATGACAAG TGTGCACCTTAAGAAAAATGATCCAATTTGGAGTGATAATATGACTCTTCGAGTTAATGGCAGTGGTTACATTCTTCATGCGTATATTAATGGAGAATATCTTG GTTCTGAATGGGCTAAATATGGAATTTTCAATTATGTCTTTGAAAAGAGTGTAAAGCTGAAACCAGGGAGAAACTTGATCAGTTTACTCAGTGTAACAGTTGGATTACCG AATTATGGTGCCATGTACGATTTGATAGAAGCTGGTGTTGTGGGTCCAGTTGAATTGGTTGGATATAAGGGTGATGAGAGAATAGCTAAAAGTTTATCTGCAAATAAATGGTCATACAAGATTGATTTGAATGGGTTGGACAATCAACTTTACAGTTTGGATTCATCTCATGCTTCTAAATGGCAAGAAGGTGATCTTCCCACAAACAGGATGATGACTTGGTACAAGGCTACCTTCAAAGCTCCACTAGGGAAAGATCCTGTTGTACTAGATTTGGATGGTATGGGGAAGGGTTTTGCTTGGGTAAATGGTCATAACATTGGTAGATATTGGCCAAGTTATCTTGCTGAGGAGGATGGTTGTAGCACTGAGGCATGTGATTACAGAGGTCCTTATGATAACAACAAATGTGTCTTTAATTGCGGGAAGCCAACCCAAAGATG GTATCATGTTCCTCGTTCGTTTATTGAAAACGATGTAAACACCTTAATTCTATTTGAAGAATTTGGTGGCAACCCAGCAAGAGTAAATTTCCAAACTGTTTCAGTAGGTTCAGTAAGTGGAAGTGTCATTGAAGGAGATACAATTGAATTATCATGCCATGGCCAACCAATTTCAGCAATTGAATTTGCCAGTTTTGGTGATCCTCAAGGCACACCTGGGTCCTTTTCCAAAGGAAGTTGTGAAGCATCAAAAAATGCAGTGTCAATCATTGAAAAG GCATGTGTTGGCAAGGAGAACTGCAAAATTGAAGTTTCTAAAAATGTGTTTGGATCCACTAATTGTGAGAGTAGTCATGTCAATACTCTAATTGTGGAAGCTCTATGTTAA
- the LOC110611060 gene encoding beta-galactosidase 15 isoform X4, with product MASSIFCSPASAVLFCLAFLTLNIFSSATIVSHDGRAITIDGKRRVLLSGSIHYPRSTAEMWPDLIRKSKEGGLDAIETYVFWNAHEPTRRQYDFNGNLDLVRFIKTIQAEGLYAVLRIGPYVCAEWNYGGFPVWLHNMPGIELRTANDVFMNEMQNFTTLIVDMMKQEMLFASQGGPIIIAQIENEYGNVMGPYGAAGKAYLDWCANMADSLHIGVPWIMCQQSDAPQPMIDTCNGWYCDSFTPNNPNSPKMWTENWTGWFKSWGGKDPLRTAEDLAFSVARFFQTGGTFQNYYMYHGGTNFGRTAGGPYITTTYDYNAPLDEYGNLNQPKWGHLKQLHDVLHSIEETLTHGNISTTDYNNSVTATIYATEKGSNCFLGNANATSDATVDLHGTNYTVPAWSVSILPDCKSVAYNTAKVKTQTTVMIKKKNQAEDEPSSLKWSWRPENIHNTVRLGKGHFQTHQLLDQKDAANDASDYLWYMTSVHLKKNDPIWSDNMTLRVNGSGYILHAYVNGEYLGSEWAKYGIFNYVFEKSVKLKPGRNLISLLSVTVGLPNYGAMYDLIEAGVVGPVELVGYKGDERIAKSLSANKWSYKIDLNGLDNQLYSLDSSHASKWQEGDLPTNRMMTWYKATFKAPLGKDPVVLDLDGMGKGFAWVNGHNIGRYWPSYLAEEDGCSTEACDYRGPYDNNKCVFNCGKPTQRWYHVPRSFIENDVNTLILFEEFGGNPARVNFQTVSVGSVSGSVIEGDTIGLSCHGKPISAIEFASFGDPQGTPGSFSKGSCEASKNAVSIIEKACVGKENCKIEVSKNVFGSTNCESSHVNTLIVEALC from the exons ATGGCTTCTTCAATATTTTGTAGTCCTGCTTCTGCTGTTTTGTTTTGCTTAGCTTTTCTCACTCTTAATATTTTCTCTTCTGCAACAATTGTTTCTCACGATGGCAGAGCAATAACCATTGATGGAAAACGCAGAGTTTTGCTCTCTGGCTCTATTCATTATCCAAGAAGCACAGCTGAG ATGTGGCCAGACCTCATAAGGAAATCAAAAGAAGGAGGATTAGATGCCATTGAAACATATGTTTTCTGGAATGCTCATGAGCCAACTCGTCGCCAATATGATTTCAATGGCAATCTTGATCTCGTAAGATTCATCAAGACTATTCAAGCGGAAGGATTATATGCTGTTCTTCGTATTGGACCTTACGTTTGTGCTGAATGGAATTATgg aggATTTCCTGTGTGGCTTCATAACATGCCTGGTATTGAACTACGTACTGCCAACGATGTGTTCATGAATGAGATGCAAAACTTCACAACGTTGATCGTAGATATGATGAAACAAGAAATGCTTTTTGCATCTCAGGGTGGTCCAATTATTATTGCTCAg ATCGAGAATGAATATGGGAATGTGATGGGTCCATATGGAGCAGCAGGAAAGGCATATCTTGATTGGTGTGCTAATATGGCTGATTCTCTCCACATTGGAGTCCCATGGATTATGTGCCAACAAAGCGATGCTCCACAGCCGATg ATCGACACCTGTAATGGCTGGTATTGCGATTCATTCACACCCAATAATCCCAATAGCCCAAAAATGTGGACAGAGAATTGGACAGGGTGGTTTAAGAGTTGGGGTGGCAAAGATCCACTTAGAACTGCTGAAGATCTTGCCTTTTCTGTTGCTAGATTCTTCCAAACTGGAGGCACTTTCCAAAATTACTACATG TACCATGGTGGGACTAATTTTGGGAGAACAGCTGGTGGTCCATATATCACCACCACTTATGATTACAATGCACCCCTTGATGAATATg GAAATTTGAATCAACCAAAATGGGGACATTTGAAGCAGCTTCATGACGTCTTGCATTCCATAGAAGAAACTCTCACTCATGGCAACATTTCCACAACAGACTATAACAACTCTGTCACT GCAACTATTTATGCAACTGAGAAAGGATCAAACTGCTTTTTGGGAAATGCAAATGCCACTTCAGATGCCACAGTTGACCTCCATGGAACTAACTACACAGTTCCTGCATGGTCTGTTAGTATCCTTCCTGATTGTAAAAGTGTTGCTTACAATACTGCCAAG gTGAAAACACAAACTACAGTaatgataaagaaaaagaaccaAGCTGAGGATGAACCATCATCTCTTAAATGGTCATGGAGGCCAGAGAACATTCACAACACTGTACGCCTGGGGAAGGGGCATTTTCAAACTCACCAACTTCTTGATCAGAAAGATGCAGCTAATGACGCTAGCGATTATCTCTGGTACATGACAAG TGTGCACCTTAAGAAAAATGATCCAATTTGGAGTGATAATATGACTCTTCGAGTTAATGGCAGTGGTTACATTCTTCATGCATATGTTAATGGAGAATATCTTG GTTCTGAATGGGCTAAATATGGAATTTTCAATTATGTCTTTGAAAAGAGTGTAAAGCTGAAACCAGGGAGAAACTTGATCAGTTTACTCAGTGTAACAGTTGGATTACCG AATTATGGTGCCATGTACGATTTGATAGAAGCTGGTGTTGTGGGTCCAGTTGAATTGGTTGGATATAAGGGTGATGAGAGAATAGCTAAAAGTTTATCTGCAAATAAATGGTCATACAAGATTGATTTGAATGGGTTGGACAATCAACTTTACAGTTTGGATTCATCTCATGCTTCTAAATGGCAAGAAGGTGATCTTCCCACAAACAGGATGATGACTTGGTACAAGGCTACCTTCAAAGCTCCACTAGGGAAAGATCCTGTTGTACTAGATTTGGATGGTATGGGGAAGGGTTTTGCTTGGGTAAATGGTCATAACATTGGTAGATATTGGCCAAGTTATCTTGCTGAGGAGGATGGTTGTAGCACTGAGGCATGTGATTACAGAGGTCCTTATGATAACAACAAATGTGTCTTTAATTGTGGGAAGCCAACCCAAAGATG GTATCATGTTCCTCGTTCATTTATAGAAAATGATGTAAACACCTTAATTCTATTTGAAGAATTTGGTGGCAACCCAGCAAGAGTAAATTTCCAAACTGTTTCAGTAGGTTCAGTAAGTGGAAGTGTTATTGAAGGAGATACAATTGGATTATCATGCCATGGCAAACCAATTTCAGCAATTGAATTTGCCAGTTTTGGTGATCCTCAAGGCACACCTGGGTCCTTTTCCAAAGGAAGTTGTGAAGCATCAAAAAATGCAGTGTCAATCATTGAAAAG GCATGTGTTGGCAAGGAGAACTGCAAAATTGAAGTTTCTAAAAATGTGTTTGGATCCACTAATTGTGAGAGTAGTCATGTCAATACTCTAATTGTGGAAGCTCTATGTTAA